Proteins encoded by one window of Lasioglossum baleicum chromosome 4, iyLasBale1, whole genome shotgun sequence:
- the Ncc69 gene encoding sodium chloride cotransporter 69, whose protein sequence is MENGINGDNTDSETVELNPLRRTRFHVNRVDSLEGRASLLGEQETKKSLRHMTREALPRLDNYRNIMSIQAAHRPSLDELHNPTLLNKGPGSHTLPIAHLKLPTSGFKFGWIQGVLLRCLLNIWGVMLFLRLSWVVAQAGTGQAILLIFTTTAVTTITSLSMSAISTNGLIKGGGTYYMISRSLGPEFGGAIGLIFSLANAVACAMYVVGFCESMVDCLKANGICIVDCDNTDIRIIGCITIVLLLLIVMIGLEWEAKAQIGLLVILLVAIADFLIGTFVGPKDDAEKAKGFIGYNGDLFKENFYSDYRYYEGVEHNFFSVLAIFFPAATGILAGANISGDLKDPQTAIPKGTLLAILLTTISYFLMALMVGGTVIRDASGDVNDLWNVFNSSYTAIAAFNSSNETTESTTTVAPDSDKIVWSIYGTKFNCTGNCSYGSHNSFQVIELVSVFGPIIYAGCFAATLSSALASLVSAPKVFQALCLDKLYPGIAWFSGEKDKEPIRGYFLTFIIAVGFILIGELNAIAPLISNFFLAAYTLINFSTFHASLAKPIGWRPTFKYYNMWLSLAGSILCVSVMFLISWWTALITLCVVLALYLVVSYRKPDVNWGSTTQAQTYNNALTAVQQLDRVEEHVKNYRPQLLVLTGLPSARSSLVDFAHHITKNNSLFICGHILETPISYKTRNSMITKCTSWFRGNKIKAFYSLVDGANFQDGTTSLLQAAGLGKMKPNILLMGYKQDWAKCPRENLNMYFNVMHKALDMHIAVALLRISEGLDYGTVVGDIEEQKKNATSSIPANQSFSQLSQASSTSDISIPGSPAPRRAKMINEYPNPTAEDQRETRPNIIPVAKDILNAVTKFQRKQKKGTIDVWWLYDDGGLTLLLPYIISTRRNWSNSKLRVFALANKHSELEYEQRNMASLLSKFRIDYSALKVIPDISKPAQDSTKNFFNSLIVSFQQTDDPKATDDDVIKDSELLAMREKTNRHLRLRELLLENSMEANLVVMTLPMPRKGAVSAPLYMAWLETLTRDMPPFLLVRGNHTSVLTFYS, encoded by the exons ATGGAGAACGGTATAAACGGGGACAACACCGACTCCGAAACGGTGGAGTTGAACCCCTTGAGGAGGACCAGGTTCCACGTGAATCGTGTCGATAGTCTCGAAGGTCGTGCCAGTCTCCTCGGCGAGCAAGAGACCAAGAAGTCCCTCAGGCACATGACCAGAGAAGCTCTGCCTAGGTTAGACAATTACAGGAACATCATGAGCATCCAGGCTGCTCATAGACCATCCTTGGACGAGCTCCACAATCCCACTCTGCTTAACAAG GGTCCAGGCTCTCATACTTTACCGATCGCGCACTTGAAACTACCGACTTCCGGTTTCAAATTTGGATGGATCCAAGGAGTCCTGCTGAGATGTCTCCTCAATATCTGGGGTGTGATGCTGTTTCTACGACTCTCATGGGTCGTAGCTCAAGCTGGCACAG GACAAGCCATCTTGTTAATCTTCACGACGACAGCCGTGACCACGATAACGTCGCTGTCGATGTCGGCGATTAGTACAAATGGGCTCATTAAAGGAG GTGGCACATATTACATGATTTCGAGATCACTGGGACCAGAATTCGGGGGAGCCATAGGGCTCATATTTTCGTTGGCAAACGCGGTCGCGTGTGCTATGTATGTCGTTGGGTTCTGCGAGAGTATGGTTGATTGCCTCAAAGCGAATGGGATCTGCATCGTCGATTGCGATAACACAGATATCAGAATTATAG GTTGCATTACAATAGTACTGCTTCTGCTGATTGTGATGATCGGTTTGGAATGGGAGGCGAAAGCGCAGATCGGTTTGCTCGTCATCCTGCTCGTAGCTATAGCTGATTTTTTAATTGGTACTTTTGTTGGTCCGAAAGACGACGCAGAGAAGGCTAAAGGGTTCATAGGATACAATG GAGATCTGTTCAAGGAGAACTTTTATTCGGACTATAGATATTACGAAGGAGTGgaacataattttttttcagttttGGCTATATTTTTCCCGGCGGCAACAGGTATCCTGGCAGGTGCGAATATATCCGGTGATTTGAAG GATCCGCAAACGGCAATACCCAAGGGTACATTGTTGGCTATACTTTTAACAACAATTTCTTACTTTCTCATGGCACTGATGGTAGGAGGTACAGTAATAAGAGATGCGTCTGGTGACGTAAACGATCTATGGAACGTGTTCAACAGTTCATATACGGCCATAGCAGCTTTCAACTCAAGCAATGAAACTACAGAGTCGACGACAACTGTTGCTCCGGATTCGGATAAAATAGTTTGGAGTATATACGGTACAAAGTTTAATTGTACAGGCAACTGTTCTTATGGTAGCCACAATAGCTTTCAG GTGATTGAATTGGTCTCCGTGTTTGGTCCAATCATTTATGCTGGATGTTTCGCTGCTACGTTATCAAGTGCCTTAGCATCGTTGGTTTCTGCACCAAAAGTGTTTCAAGCTCTTTGCCTTGATAAACTGTATCCCGGAATAGCATGGTTTAGCGGTGAGAAGGATAAGGAACCGATTCGCGGCTATTTCCTTACTTTTATAATTGCCGTCGGTTTCATCTTAATTG GCGAATTAAATGCCATAGCTCCGTTGATCTCAAACTTCTTTTTGGCTGCCTATACCCTAATCAACTTTAGTACATTTCACGCTTCGCTGGCTAAACCAATTGGTTGGCGCCCGACATTTAAG TATTACAATATGTGGCTGAGTCTTGCCGGTTCTATTCTTTGTGTCTCTGTAATGTTCCTGATCTCATGGTGGACAGCTCTAATTACTTTGTGTGTGGTTCTAGCTCTATATCTAGTGGTCTCCTACAGAAAAccag ATGTAAATTGGGGATCAACTACACAAGCCCAAACGTATAATAACGCGTTAACCGCTGTTCAACAATTAGACAGAGTCGAAGAACACGTTAAAAATTACAGACCTCAGCTTTTGGTACTCACCGGCCTGCCAAGCGCGAGATCATCGCTCGTTGACTTTGCGCATCACATTACCAAGAACAATAGTTTATTCATTTGTGGTCACATATTAGAG ACACCAATTTCATATAAAACTCGCAATTCCATGATCACAAAATGTACTTCTTGGTTCAGAGGAAATAAGATTAAAGCATTTTATTCATTGGTGGACGGTGCAAACTTTCAAGATGGTACTACTTCCCTTTTGCAAGCGGCTGGATTAGGAAAAATGAAACCTAACATTTTATTGATGGGTTATAAACAGGACTGGGCCAAGTGCCCACGAGAAAATTTGAATATGTACTTCAACGTAATGCA TAAAGCGTTGGATATGCATATAGCAGTCGCGCTCCTCCGTATAAGCGAAGGTTTAGATTATGGTACAGTCGTAGGCGACATTGAGGAACAGAAAAAAAATGCGACATCTTCGATACCGGCAAATCAAAGTTTCTCACAACTTAGCCAAG CCAGTAGCACGTCAGATATTTCAATACCCGGCAGTCCGGCACCGAGGCGAGCTAAAATGATCAACGAATACCCTAATCCAACAGCAGAAGATCAACGGGAAACTCGGCCGAATATTATACCTGTGGCGAAAGACATACTTAACGCTGTGACAAAATTCCAGCGTAAACAAAAAAAGGGCACCATAGATGTATGGTGGTTATACGATGATGGTGGTTTAACGCTTTTGCTGCCGTACATTATTAGCACAAGGCGAAATTGGTCTAACAGTAAATTGAGGGTATTTGCACTTGCCAATAAACATTCTGAACTCGAATATGAGCAAAGAAA CATGGCAAGTCTTTTATCAAAATTCCGGATAGACTACTCTGCTTTGAAAGTTATACCAGACATTTCGAAACCAGCACAAGATAGTACGAAAAATTTCTTCAATTCGTTGATAGTCAGTTTTCAGCAAACGGACGATCCGAAAGCAACAGATGAcg ATGTTATTAAAGATTCTGAGCTACTCGCCATGAGAGAAAAAACAAATAGGCATTTGCGTTTAAGAGAATTGTTACTTGAAAATTCAATGGAAGCTAATTTAGTTGTTAT GACATTACCAATGCCACGCAAGGGTGCTGTATCAGCACCTCTATATATGGCTTGGCTGGAGACTTTAACGCGTGATATGCCACCGTTTTTACTGGTTCGAGGGAACCATACGTCTGTTTTAACATTTTATTCTTAA